GGGAGATCCGACGATCTATTCCACATACGCCTATGTTCATAATCGGGTGCGGGATGCCGGATATGAAACAGAAATTCTCTCGGGCATTCCTTCTTTTTGTGCGGTTTCAGCCAGATTGAATGACAGCCTGACCGAAGGGGAGGAGGCTCTGCATATTATACCGGCTTCTTATAAGGGAACCGAGGAGGCCTTACTGATGAAAGGAACCAAGGTTCTGATGAAGAGCGGAAAATCCATAGGAAAGCTGAAAGAATATATTCATTCCATGGAGAATCCTCCTACCGTTAAAATGGTGGAACGCTGCGGCATGGAAGGTGAGCGGGTATTTGAAAATATAGAGGCCATTGATGAAAATGCCAGCTATTTTTCCGTACTCATCGTCCGAGATAAAAAATAGAGGACAGATACATTTGAAAGGCGAATCGGAATGCGTATTAGAATGGTAGGCATTGATCACAGCAAAGCATCGCTCGACTACAGGGAGGCCTTTTCCTTTACAAAAGCAGGAGTAAAAGAAGCTCTCGGGGAAATGAAAAAACGGTTTCAGCTGAAAGGCTGCATACTCCTTTCCACCTGCAATCGGACAGAGCTTTGGATCAGTCAGTGCGATAACGAAAAATTGAATAAGATCAGTCCTTATGACATGCTCTGTCAAATTAAAAAAATAGATACCAGCTTATATGAAGAATATTTTATAGAGAGGGATAACCGTCAGGCTATAGAACATCTTCTTAAGCTGGTCTGTGGATTTGATTCAAAAATCTTTGGGGAGGATCAGATCATCTCACAGGTGCGGGAAGCATTGCAGATGGCCAGAGAAGAAGGCTGTGCG
This region of Aminipila luticellarii genomic DNA includes:
- the cobI gene encoding precorrin-2 C(20)-methyltransferase: MAKLYGVGVGPGDPELMTLKAVRVIEECDIVAIPKSGQSINVAYTIAKGAIPDLDKKLVAELDMPMTRDRGKLEASHDAAAEQVKKWLDEGKNVAFLTLGDPTIYSTYAYVHNRVRDAGYETEILSGIPSFCAVSARLNDSLTEGEEALHIIPASYKGTEEALLMKGTKVLMKSGKSIGKLKEYIHSMENPPTVKMVERCGMEGERVFENIEAIDENASYFSVLIVRDKK